The Pseudomonas allokribbensis genome has a window encoding:
- the treS gene encoding maltose alpha-D-glucosyltransferase, with the protein MAKKPKSATFIKDPLWYKDAVIYQVHVKSFFDSNNDGIGDFPGLIAKLDYIADLGVNTIWLLPFYPSPRRDDGYDIAEYRGVHSDYGTMADAKRFIAEAHKCGLRVITELVINHTSDQHPWFQRARKAKPGSAARDFYVWSDDDQKYDGTRIIFLDTEKSNWTWDPVAGQYFWHRFYSHQPDLNFDNPQVMKAVLSVMRYWLDMGIDGLRLDAIPYLIERDGTNNENLPETHDVLKQIRAEIDANYPDRMLLAEANQWPEDTQLYFGDTDAEGVNGDECHMAFHFPLMPRMYMALAQEDRFPITDILRQTPEIPANCQWAIFLRNHDELTLEMVTDKERDYLWNYYAADRRARINLGIRRRLAPLMERDRRRIELLNSLLLSMPGTPTLYYGDEIGMGDNIYLGDRDGVRTPMQWSIDRNGGFSRADPASLVLPPIMDPQYGYQSVNVETQAGDPHSLLNWTRRLLTVRKQSKAFGRGTLKMLSPANRRVLAYTREYTGPDGKHEIILCVANVSRSAQAVELDLSAYVGMVPVEMLGGNAFPPIGQLNFLLTLAPYGFYWFGLAAENQMPSWHVEPAQSLPDFTTLVLKKRMEELLEAPSRVTLEQGILPNWLQNRRWFAGKDAAIEQVRLAYGVRFGDAQHPVLLSEIEVSSGGQSSRYQLPFGFISEDQVGPALPQQLALARVRRVRQVGLITDAFSLEAFIRAVLQGMQSGTVLESSDGDIRFEATPQLDKLGLGAESEVRYLSAEQSNSSVVIGNSLVLKLIRKVASGVHPELEMSAYLTAAGFANISPLLGAVIRRDGEGEDNLLMIAQGYLSNQGDAWEWAQNNLERALRDELADAVSEQSQHYNALGELKDFAGMLGQRLGEMHQVLAAPSDNKDFAPQVSSAKDAQATGKDVGAQVEHALKLLKQHQGELDAADQKLVGRLLDHKKTILAHVQELAKKSAGGLRIRVHGDLHLGQVLVIKGDAYLIDFEGEPARPLAERRGKHSPYKDVSGVLRSFDYAAAMTINVHNVDNSPEAEAARRRVAERYLREAREAFVEAYRRAAASLDHAWQDPEGADAALALFGLEKAAYEVAYEAENRPTWLPVPLHGLYGLLTGLEPFSDLGGE; encoded by the coding sequence ATGGCGAAGAAACCCAAGTCAGCCACCTTCATCAAGGACCCGCTCTGGTACAAGGACGCGGTTATCTATCAAGTCCACGTCAAATCCTTTTTCGACTCCAACAACGACGGGATCGGCGATTTTCCCGGCCTGATCGCCAAACTCGATTACATCGCCGATCTTGGCGTCAACACCATCTGGCTGTTGCCGTTCTACCCCTCGCCACGGCGCGATGACGGTTACGACATCGCCGAATACCGTGGCGTACACAGCGATTACGGGACGATGGCCGACGCCAAACGCTTCATCGCAGAGGCGCACAAGTGTGGCCTGCGGGTCATCACCGAACTGGTCATCAACCACACCTCGGATCAGCACCCGTGGTTCCAAAGAGCACGCAAGGCCAAGCCCGGTTCAGCGGCCCGCGACTTCTATGTGTGGTCCGATGACGACCAGAAGTACGACGGCACCCGGATCATTTTTCTCGACACCGAAAAGTCCAACTGGACCTGGGACCCGGTGGCCGGCCAGTACTTCTGGCACCGTTTCTATTCGCACCAGCCGGATCTCAATTTCGACAACCCGCAAGTCATGAAAGCCGTGCTGTCGGTGATGCGCTATTGGCTGGACATGGGCATCGACGGCTTGCGGCTGGATGCCATTCCGTACCTGATCGAGCGCGACGGCACCAACAATGAAAACCTGCCGGAGACCCACGACGTCCTCAAGCAGATCCGCGCCGAGATCGACGCCAACTACCCGGACCGCATGCTGCTGGCCGAGGCCAACCAATGGCCGGAAGACACCCAGCTGTACTTCGGTGACACCGACGCCGAGGGCGTCAACGGCGACGAATGCCACATGGCGTTTCATTTCCCGCTGATGCCGCGCATGTACATGGCGCTGGCCCAGGAAGATCGCTTCCCGATCACCGACATCCTGCGCCAGACCCCGGAGATCCCGGCCAACTGCCAATGGGCGATTTTTCTGCGCAACCACGATGAACTGACGCTGGAGATGGTCACCGACAAGGAACGCGACTACCTGTGGAACTACTACGCCGCCGACCGTCGTGCGCGGATCAATCTCGGCATTCGCCGGCGTCTGGCGCCGCTGATGGAGCGCGACCGCCGGCGTATCGAATTGCTCAACAGTCTGCTGCTGTCGATGCCCGGCACGCCGACCCTGTATTACGGCGATGAGATCGGCATGGGCGACAACATCTACCTCGGCGACCGCGATGGCGTGCGCACGCCGATGCAATGGTCGATCGACCGCAACGGCGGATTCTCCAGGGCCGACCCGGCCAGTCTGGTGCTGCCGCCGATCATGGACCCGCAGTACGGCTATCAGTCGGTCAACGTCGAAACCCAGGCCGGTGACCCGCATTCGCTGCTGAACTGGACCCGTCGCCTGCTGACCGTGCGCAAGCAGTCCAAGGCCTTCGGTCGCGGCACCTTGAAGATGCTGTCGCCGGCCAACCGTCGCGTTCTGGCCTACACCCGCGAATACACCGGGCCTGACGGCAAACACGAAATCATCCTGTGCGTGGCCAACGTCTCGCGCAGCGCCCAAGCCGTAGAGCTGGACCTGTCGGCCTATGTCGGCATGGTGCCGGTGGAGATGCTCGGCGGTAATGCGTTTCCGCCCATCGGTCAGTTGAATTTCCTGCTGACCCTGGCGCCTTACGGCTTCTACTGGTTTGGCCTCGCGGCGGAAAACCAGATGCCGAGCTGGCACGTCGAACCGGCGCAGAGCCTGCCGGACTTCACCACGCTGGTGCTGAAAAAACGCATGGAGGAACTGCTCGAGGCGCCGTCCCGGGTCACCCTCGAACAGGGCATCCTGCCGAACTGGTTGCAGAATCGCCGCTGGTTCGCCGGCAAGGATGCGGCGATCGAGCAAGTACGGCTGGCCTATGGCGTGCGTTTCGGCGACGCGCAGCATCCGGTGTTGCTCAGCGAAATCGAAGTCAGCAGCGGCGGGCAGAGCAGTCGTTACCAATTGCCGTTCGGCTTCATTTCGGAAGATCAGGTCGGACCGGCCTTGCCGCAGCAACTGGCCCTGGCGCGGGTGCGTCGGGTACGTCAGGTCGGGCTGATCACCGATGCCTTCAGCCTTGAAGCGTTCATTCGCGCGGTGCTGCAAGGTATGCAGAGTGGCACGGTGCTGGAATCGAGTGACGGAGACATCCGTTTCGAAGCCACGCCGCAACTGGACAAGCTCGGCCTCGGCGCCGAGTCCGAAGTGCGTTACCTGTCCGCCGAGCAATCCAACAGTTCGGTGGTGATCGGCAACAGTCTGGTGCTCAAGCTGATCCGCAAAGTCGCGTCCGGCGTACACCCGGAACTGGAGATGAGCGCTTACCTGACCGCCGCCGGGTTTGCCAATATCTCCCCGCTGCTCGGTGCGGTGATTCGTCGCGACGGGGAGGGCGAAGACAATTTGCTGATGATTGCGCAGGGCTATTTGAGCAATCAGGGCGACGCCTGGGAATGGGCGCAGAACAACCTCGAACGGGCGTTGCGCGACGAGCTGGCGGATGCCGTTTCCGAACAGTCGCAACACTACAACGCGCTTGGCGAACTGAAGGATTTCGCCGGCATGCTGGGTCAGCGCCTGGGGGAAATGCATCAGGTGCTGGCGGCTCCGAGCGACAACAAGGACTTCGCACCGCAGGTCAGCTCGGCCAAGGATGCGCAGGCGACCGGCAAGGACGTGGGCGCTCAGGTCGAGCATGCGCTGAAGCTGCTCAAGCAGCATCAGGGCGAACTTGATGCGGCGGATCAGAAGCTGGTCGGTCGTCTGCTCGACCACAAGAAAACCATCCTCGCCCATGTGCAGGAGCTGGCGAAAAAATCCGCCGGCGGCTTGCGCATCCGCGTCCATGGCGACCTGCATCTGGGCCAGGTACTGGTGATCAAGGGCGACGCGTACCTGATCGACTTCGAAGGCGAACCGGCGCGGCCACTGGCCGAGCGCCGTGGCAAGCACAGCCCGTACAAGGATGTCAGCGGGGTGCTGCGCTCATTCGATTACGCCGCCGCGATGACCATCAATGTGCACAACGTCGACAACAGTCCCGAAGCAGAGGCGGCGCGTCGCCGGGTCGCCGAACGCTATTTGCGTGAGGCCCGCGAAGCATTTGTCGAGGCATATCGCCGGGCGGCAGCTAGTCTTGATCATGCCTGGCAAGATCCTGAAGGTGCCGACGCCGCACTGGCGTTGTTCGGCCTGGAGAAAGCGGCCTACGAGGTGGCCTATGAAGCCGAAAATCGCCCCACCTGGCTGCCCGTGCCGTTGCACGGTCTGTATGGGTTATTGACGGGGCTTGAACCCTTTTCCGATCTTGGTGGAGAGTAG
- the glgB gene encoding 1,4-alpha-glucan branching protein GlgB, whose amino-acid sequence MSFSNKEQGHVKERLLPRAKDIDALVRAEHQDPFSILGPHGDGAGGQFIRAYLPGALSVTVLDKDTGEERGPLEATETPGLFVGHFEPSRPYQLRTRWAGGEQVAEDPYSFGPLLGEMDLYLFAEGNHRDLSGCLGAQLKTVDGVDGVRFAVWAPNARRVSVVGDFNVWDGRRHPMRLRHPSGVWELFIPRLQAGDLYKYEILGAHGILPLKADPMALATSLPPDTASKVASPLQVDWQDQDWMNGRSERQQHNAPLSIYELHAGSWQCELDDLGEVARQYTWPELAERLIPYVKELGFTHIELMPIMEHPFGGSWGYQLLSQFAPSARYGTPDEFAAFINACHQAEIGVILDWVPAHFPTDTHGLAQFDGTALYEYGNPLEGFHQDWDTLIYNLGRTEVHGYMLASALHWLKHFHVDGLRVDAVASMLYRDYSRKAGEWVPNRHGGRENLEAIDFLRHLNDVVALEAPGALVIAEESTAWPGVSQSTQQGGLGFAYKWNMGWMHDSLHYIQQDPVYRAHHHNELSFGLVYAWSERFILPISHDEVVHGKHSLIDKMPGDRWQKFANLRAYLSFMWTHPGKKLLFMGCEFGQWREWNHDQQLDWYLLQYSEHKGVQKLVGDLNRLYREEPALHEQDDAPQGFQWLIGDDAINSVYAWLRWSKDGSPVLVVANFTPVPRQSYRVGVPFAGRWSELLNSDADTYAGSNYGNGGGAFTDDVPSHGQALSLELNLPPLAVLILKPER is encoded by the coding sequence ATGAGTTTCTCGAACAAGGAACAGGGTCACGTTAAAGAACGCTTGCTGCCCAGGGCGAAGGACATCGATGCCTTGGTACGCGCAGAACATCAGGACCCGTTTTCCATTCTCGGACCCCACGGCGATGGTGCCGGCGGGCAGTTCATCCGGGCGTATCTGCCCGGTGCATTGAGTGTCACGGTGCTGGACAAGGACACCGGCGAGGAGCGCGGTCCGCTGGAGGCGACCGAAACGCCGGGGCTGTTCGTCGGGCATTTCGAGCCTTCGCGGCCGTATCAGTTGCGCACCCGCTGGGCCGGTGGCGAACAGGTCGCGGAAGACCCCTACAGCTTCGGGCCATTGCTCGGTGAAATGGATTTGTACCTGTTCGCCGAGGGCAATCATCGCGACCTCAGCGGTTGCCTCGGCGCGCAGCTGAAAACCGTCGATGGCGTCGACGGTGTGCGGTTTGCCGTGTGGGCGCCGAATGCCCGACGGGTGTCGGTGGTCGGTGACTTCAACGTCTGGGACGGGCGTCGGCATCCGATGCGTCTGCGGCATCCGTCCGGGGTCTGGGAGTTGTTCATTCCGCGCCTGCAGGCGGGCGATCTGTACAAATACGAAATCCTCGGCGCTCACGGTATCCTGCCGCTCAAGGCTGACCCGATGGCGCTGGCCACCAGCCTGCCGCCGGACACCGCTTCCAAAGTCGCCTCGCCGCTGCAAGTCGACTGGCAGGATCAGGACTGGATGAACGGACGCAGCGAGCGCCAGCAACACAATGCGCCGCTGTCGATCTATGAGCTGCATGCCGGATCCTGGCAGTGTGAACTCGACGATCTGGGTGAAGTGGCGCGCCAGTACACCTGGCCGGAGCTGGCCGAACGGCTGATTCCCTACGTCAAAGAACTGGGCTTCACCCACATCGAGCTGATGCCGATCATGGAGCATCCGTTTGGCGGTTCCTGGGGTTACCAGTTGCTGTCACAGTTCGCGCCGAGTGCGCGTTACGGTACGCCGGACGAGTTCGCGGCGTTCATCAATGCCTGCCATCAGGCGGAAATCGGCGTGATTCTCGACTGGGTGCCGGCGCATTTCCCGACCGATACCCATGGCCTGGCGCAGTTCGACGGCACCGCGCTGTACGAATACGGCAACCCGCTGGAAGGCTTTCATCAGGACTGGGACACGCTGATCTACAACCTGGGCCGCACTGAAGTGCATGGCTACATGCTGGCGTCGGCGTTGCATTGGCTGAAGCATTTCCACGTCGATGGATTGCGGGTCGATGCGGTGGCATCGATGCTGTACCGCGACTATTCGCGCAAGGCCGGGGAGTGGGTGCCCAATCGCCACGGCGGTCGGGAGAATCTGGAAGCCATCGACTTCCTTCGCCATTTGAATGATGTGGTGGCGCTGGAAGCACCGGGAGCTTTAGTGATTGCCGAGGAATCCACGGCGTGGCCCGGCGTCAGTCAAAGTACCCAGCAGGGCGGCCTCGGTTTTGCCTACAAGTGGAACATGGGCTGGATGCACGATTCGCTGCATTACATCCAGCAGGATCCGGTGTACCGCGCCCATCATCACAACGAGCTGAGTTTCGGTCTGGTCTACGCCTGGTCCGAGCGATTCATCCTGCCGATTTCCCATGACGAAGTGGTGCACGGCAAGCACTCGCTGATCGACAAGATGCCCGGCGACCGCTGGCAGAAATTCGCCAACCTGCGGGCTTACCTGAGCTTCATGTGGACCCATCCGGGCAAGAAACTGCTGTTCATGGGTTGCGAGTTCGGCCAGTGGCGTGAGTGGAATCACGATCAGCAGCTGGATTGGTATCTGCTCCAGTATTCCGAGCACAAAGGCGTGCAGAAACTGGTTGGCGATCTGAACCGTTTGTACCGCGAAGAACCGGCGCTGCACGAACAGGACGACGCGCCGCAAGGGTTTCAGTGGCTGATCGGTGACGATGCGATCAACAGCGTCTACGCCTGGCTGCGCTGGAGCAAGGACGGTTCGCCGGTGTTGGTGGTGGCCAACTTCACGCCAGTGCCGCGTCAGTCGTATCGGGTGGGTGTGCCGTTTGCCGGGCGCTGGAGCGAGTTGCTCAACAGTGATGCCGACACCTATGCCGGTTCCAATTACGGCAATGGTGGCGGGGCGTTCACCGATGATGTGCCGAGCCATGGCCAGGCGTTGTCGCTGGAGCTGAATCTGCCGCCACTGGCGGTGTTGATCCTCAAGCCCGAACGTTGA
- a CDS encoding PIG-L deacetylase family protein: protein MKPLSLSESGLPAQIWNSAAQLDNIPVINTHSLVPPGARAVVIAPHPGDEVVTCGGLLQLLSSLGHPLQLLSITDGSASHPGSRQWSEKRLSVFRPQESVEALRRLGLPMHSLKWVRGGFTDNALFEQEAQLTEFISRYLRPGDVVFSTWCEDGTEDHEVVGRASAKAARLAGASYHDVPVWAWHWPERDQAQIPWHRARKLRLDTWTVARKSHATHAYASQLNGEPAIGIAPLLPRAILERMRLPYEIVFVD, encoded by the coding sequence ATGAAACCGTTATCTCTCAGCGAAAGCGGCCTGCCGGCGCAAATCTGGAACAGCGCCGCGCAACTCGACAACATCCCCGTCATCAACACCCATAGCCTCGTGCCGCCCGGCGCGCGTGCGGTGGTCATTGCGCCACACCCCGGTGACGAAGTGGTGACCTGCGGCGGCTTGCTGCAACTGCTGTCTTCCCTTGGTCATCCCCTGCAATTGCTCTCGATCACCGACGGCAGCGCCAGCCATCCCGGCTCGCGCCAGTGGTCGGAAAAACGCCTGAGCGTGTTCCGCCCCCAGGAAAGCGTCGAAGCCTTGCGCCGCCTGGGCCTGCCGATGCACAGCCTGAAATGGGTGCGTGGCGGTTTCACAGACAATGCCCTGTTTGAACAGGAAGCCCAATTGACCGAGTTCATCTCGCGTTACCTGCGACCCGGTGACGTGGTGTTCAGCACCTGGTGCGAAGACGGCACCGAAGATCATGAAGTGGTCGGTCGGGCCAGCGCCAAAGCCGCACGACTGGCCGGTGCCAGCTACCACGATGTGCCGGTCTGGGCCTGGCACTGGCCCGAGCGCGATCAGGCACAGATTCCGTGGCACCGCGCGCGCAAGCTGCGCCTCGATACCTGGACCGTCGCGCGCAAGAGCCACGCCACCCACGCCTACGCCAGCCAGTTGAACGGCGAACCGGCCATCGGCATTGCACCGTTGTTGCCCAGGGCTATTCTGGAGCGCATGCGCCTGCCTTATGAAATTGTCTTCGTGGATTGA
- a CDS encoding DUF2934 domain-containing protein, translating into MSTDDKRIREFAYQIWESEGKPEGHEARHWEMARKLAEAEALAPKKSPKAATGKTAATKASEAKTPAAKPKATTAKAKPASAAKVIPPGEKAAEKKPRAPRKPPAA; encoded by the coding sequence ATGAGTACCGACGATAAACGCATCCGCGAATTCGCCTATCAGATCTGGGAATCGGAAGGTAAGCCCGAAGGCCATGAAGCCCGCCACTGGGAGATGGCGCGCAAACTGGCCGAGGCCGAAGCTTTGGCACCGAAGAAATCGCCGAAGGCGGCGACTGGCAAAACGGCAGCCACCAAAGCCTCTGAGGCCAAGACGCCTGCGGCCAAGCCCAAGGCCACGACGGCGAAAGCCAAACCGGCGAGTGCCGCGAAAGTGATTCCACCGGGCGAAAAAGCCGCCGAGAAAAAGCCCCGCGCACCCCGCAAGCCCCCGGCAGCCTGA
- the glgX gene encoding glycogen debranching protein GlgX: MTRPKKAEPAAHAEPSRIREGLPFPLGATWDGLGVNFALFSANATRVELCIFDDAGEVELERIELPEYTDEIFHGYLPDAHPGLIYGYRVYGPYDPAYGHRFNHNKLLIDPYAKQLVGQLKWSEALFGYTIGHPDADLSFDERDSAPFVPKCKVIDPAHTWGNDHRVSVPWDKTIIYETHVRGISMRHPAVPDNVRGTFAGLMVDDVLEHIRKLGVSTVELLPIHAFVNDQHLLHKGMTNYWGYNSIAFFAPDPRYLASGKIAEFKEMVAHLHEANLEVILDVVYNHTAEGNEQGPTLSMRGIDNASYYRLMPDDKRFYINDSGTGNTLDLSHPCVLQMVTDSLRYWASEMHVDGFRFDLATILGRYHDGFDERHSFLVACRQDPVLRQVKLIAEPWDCGPGGYQVGNFPPGWVEWNDKFRDTVRAFWKGDDGQLADFASRMTASGEMFNQRGRRPYSSVNFVTAHDGFTLNDLVSYNDKHNEANDENNQDGSNNNLSWNHGVEGPTDDPEINALRHRQMRNFFATLLLAQGTPMLVAGDEFARTQDGNNNAYCQDSEIGWVNWDLSEDGKALLKFVKRLIKLRLTYPILRRGRFLVGEYNEDIGVKDVTWLAPDATEMTTEHWHDAHNRCLGMLLDGRAQETGIRRKGADATLLLVVNAHHDIVNFTLPEVPEGSFWTCMVDTNQPSIRGQERFDFGHQYSVTGRSLLLFELQRDEED; this comes from the coding sequence ATGACCCGTCCAAAGAAAGCCGAGCCCGCCGCACACGCCGAGCCCTCGCGAATCCGTGAAGGCCTGCCCTTCCCGCTCGGCGCGACCTGGGATGGTCTGGGGGTGAACTTTGCGCTGTTTTCCGCCAACGCCACCCGCGTCGAACTGTGCATTTTCGACGATGCCGGCGAAGTCGAACTCGAACGCATCGAACTGCCGGAATATACCGACGAAATCTTCCACGGCTACCTGCCCGACGCGCACCCGGGCCTGATTTACGGCTACCGGGTCTACGGCCCCTACGACCCGGCCTACGGCCACCGCTTCAACCACAACAAATTGCTGATCGATCCCTACGCCAAGCAACTGGTCGGCCAGTTGAAATGGTCCGAAGCGCTGTTCGGCTACACCATCGGCCACCCGGATGCCGACCTCAGTTTCGACGAGCGTGACAGCGCGCCCTTCGTGCCCAAATGCAAGGTCATCGACCCGGCGCACACCTGGGGCAACGACCATCGCGTCAGCGTGCCGTGGGACAAGACCATCATTTACGAAACCCATGTGCGCGGCATCAGCATGCGCCACCCCGCCGTGCCGGATAACGTGCGCGGCACGTTTGCCGGGCTGATGGTCGACGATGTGCTGGAACACATCCGCAAACTCGGCGTGTCCACTGTCGAGCTGCTGCCGATCCACGCCTTCGTCAACGATCAGCACCTGCTGCACAAAGGCATGACCAATTACTGGGGCTACAACAGCATCGCCTTCTTCGCCCCGGACCCGCGTTATCTGGCCAGTGGCAAGATCGCCGAGTTCAAGGAGATGGTCGCGCACCTGCATGAAGCCAATCTCGAAGTGATTCTCGACGTGGTCTACAACCACACCGCCGAGGGCAACGAGCAAGGCCCCACTCTGTCGATGCGCGGGATCGACAACGCTTCGTACTATCGGCTGATGCCGGACGACAAGCGCTTCTACATCAACGATTCCGGCACCGGCAACACCCTCGACCTGAGCCACCCGTGCGTGCTGCAAATGGTCACTGATTCGCTGCGCTACTGGGCCAGTGAAATGCACGTCGATGGTTTCCGCTTTGACCTGGCAACCATTCTTGGCCGCTACCACGACGGTTTCGACGAACGTCACAGCTTCCTCGTCGCCTGCCGCCAGGACCCGGTGCTGCGCCAGGTGAAACTGATTGCCGAGCCGTGGGACTGTGGCCCCGGTGGCTATCAGGTTGGCAACTTCCCGCCGGGTTGGGTCGAATGGAACGACAAGTTCCGCGACACCGTGCGTGCGTTCTGGAAAGGTGACGACGGTCAGCTCGCCGACTTCGCCAGCCGCATGACCGCTTCCGGCGAGATGTTCAATCAGCGCGGCCGACGCCCTTACTCGTCAGTGAACTTCGTCACCGCCCACGACGGTTTCACCCTCAACGATCTGGTGTCCTACAACGACAAGCACAACGAGGCCAACGACGAAAACAACCAGGACGGCAGCAACAACAACCTGTCCTGGAACCACGGCGTCGAGGGGCCCACCGACGATCCGGAAATCAATGCGCTGCGTCACCGGCAAATGCGCAACTTCTTCGCCACCCTGCTGCTGGCCCAGGGCACGCCGATGCTGGTGGCCGGCGACGAGTTCGCCCGCACCCAGGACGGCAACAACAACGCCTACTGCCAGGACAGCGAGATCGGTTGGGTCAACTGGGACCTGAGCGAGGACGGCAAGGCGCTGCTCAAATTCGTCAAACGCCTGATCAAGCTGCGCCTGACCTACCCGATCCTGCGGCGCGGGCGTTTTCTGGTGGGTGAATACAACGAAGACATCGGGGTCAAGGACGTGACCTGGCTGGCACCGGACGCCACGGAAATGACCACCGAACACTGGCACGATGCACATAACCGCTGCCTGGGCATGTTGCTCGATGGCCGCGCCCAGGAAACCGGCATCCGCCGCAAGGGCGCCGACGCGACGTTGCTGCTGGTGGTCAACGCCCATCACGACATCGTCAACTTCACGCTGCCGGAAGTGCCTGAAGGTAGTTTCTGGACCTGCATGGTCGACACCAACCAACCGTCGATCCGCGGTCAGGAGCGCTTCGATTTCGGGCATCAATATTCGGTTACAGGGCGCTCGCTGCTGTTGTTTGAACTGCAACGCGACGAAGAAGACTGA
- a CDS encoding autotransporter domain-containing protein produces the protein MKTSLTPHEIKITFCTVSSSILLCSSMEAQAGPVADETTPWYRQDVPILTLPATVITPDPQRLSPRPDLRGNYLITEDLAPSAWDQLYGQASRQAQTDLLNPGFATPGGGALKGPPVLTLQGSSGQTQRIGLISGTYQIQGNGNGLIVNRALVDPTTDTLNLQGQSLGAYYSLTGSEGWHVDLSASGGRVSGFSRNEQGARLATEGSAMTFSVEGGFPIGLSENWVVEPQAQLINQRITLDTPYAGSGNASSSDISSWSGRVGARLKGSYDLSGLPVEPYVRTNLWHTVYTGNTVTLDQVDKISSSRKSSTVELGLGLVAKVTPSVSLYVSADYSSDVDDNDLNGLIGSLGIRMRW, from the coding sequence ATGAAAACCTCACTCACCCCACACGAGATCAAAATCACCTTTTGCACCGTTTCAAGTTCTATCTTGCTGTGCTCATCCATGGAGGCGCAGGCGGGTCCTGTGGCGGATGAGACCACGCCCTGGTATCGCCAGGACGTACCGATCCTGACGCTGCCCGCGACCGTCATCACCCCCGACCCGCAACGCTTGAGCCCGCGCCCCGACCTGCGCGGCAACTACCTGATCACCGAAGACCTTGCTCCCTCGGCCTGGGATCAACTCTACGGACAAGCCTCTCGCCAGGCACAGACCGACCTCCTCAACCCCGGGTTCGCGACACCCGGCGGCGGAGCGCTCAAAGGACCGCCAGTGCTGACCCTGCAAGGCAGCAGCGGCCAGACCCAACGGATCGGATTGATCAGCGGCACGTACCAGATCCAGGGCAACGGCAACGGTCTGATCGTCAACCGCGCCCTCGTCGATCCGACCACCGACACCCTCAACTTGCAAGGCCAGAGCCTCGGCGCCTACTACAGCCTGACCGGGTCTGAAGGCTGGCACGTCGACCTGTCGGCCAGCGGTGGCCGGGTCAGTGGCTTCAGCCGTAATGAACAGGGCGCGCGCCTGGCCACTGAGGGCAGTGCGATGACGTTCTCGGTGGAGGGCGGGTTCCCGATCGGCTTGAGCGAAAACTGGGTTGTCGAGCCACAGGCGCAGTTGATCAATCAGCGGATCACCCTCGACACGCCCTACGCGGGTTCGGGCAACGCTTCATCGAGTGACATTTCGTCCTGGAGCGGCCGGGTCGGCGCTCGGCTGAAAGGCAGTTACGACCTGAGCGGTCTGCCGGTCGAACCCTACGTTCGCACCAACTTGTGGCACACGGTGTACACCGGCAACACGGTGACCCTCGATCAGGTGGACAAGATCAGCAGCAGCCGCAAGTCATCGACGGTGGAGTTGGGTCTGGGTCTGGTGGCGAAGGTCACGCCGTCGGTGAGCCTGTATGTCAGCGCCGACTACAGCAGTGACGTGGATGACAATGATCTGAACGGGTTGATCGGCAGTCTGGGAATCCGGATGCGCTGGTAA
- a CDS encoding endonuclease/exonuclease/phosphatase family protein, with protein sequence MSSDPKRHVIDAQPLNPSTIHRLRVLTVNTHKGFTALNRRFILPELREAVRSTRADLVFLQEVVGEHERHSNRYNEWPQTSQYEFLADSMWSDFAYGRNAVYPDGHHGNALLSKYPIREYRNLDVSITGPERRGLLHCVLDVPGHDEVHAICVHLSLLESHRQLQLQLLCQLLESLPEDAPVIIAGDFNDWQMQGNLTLSRRDYLHEAFERHHGRPAKTYPARFPLLRLDRVYLRNASSHDPQILGNKPWTHLSDHLPLAVEVHL encoded by the coding sequence GTGTCCAGCGACCCCAAGCGTCACGTCATCGACGCACAGCCCTTGAACCCGTCGACCATCCATCGCCTGCGGGTGTTGACGGTCAACACGCACAAGGGTTTTACCGCACTCAACCGCCGTTTCATTCTTCCGGAGCTGCGTGAAGCGGTGCGCAGTACCCGCGCCGACCTGGTGTTTCTTCAGGAAGTGGTGGGCGAACACGAACGGCATTCGAATCGCTACAACGAGTGGCCGCAAACCTCGCAGTACGAATTCCTCGCCGACAGCATGTGGAGCGATTTCGCCTACGGCCGCAACGCCGTCTACCCCGACGGTCACCACGGCAACGCCCTGCTGTCGAAGTACCCGATCCGCGAATACCGCAACCTCGATGTCTCGATCACCGGCCCGGAACGCCGCGGTCTGCTGCACTGCGTACTGGATGTACCGGGGCACGATGAGGTTCATGCGATCTGCGTGCACCTGAGCCTGCTCGAAAGCCACCGTCAATTGCAGCTGCAACTGCTCTGTCAGTTGCTCGAGTCCCTGCCGGAGGACGCGCCGGTGATCATCGCCGGCGACTTCAATGACTGGCAGATGCAGGGCAACCTCACCCTCTCCCGCCGCGACTACCTGCACGAAGCCTTCGAGCGTCATCACGGCCGGCCCGCCAAGACCTACCCGGCGCGCTTCCCGCTGCTGCGGCTGGACCGGGTCTACCTGCGCAATGCCAGCAGCCATGATCCGCAGATACTCGGCAACAAGCCCTGGACGCATTTGTCGGATCACTTGCCGCTGGCGGTCGAGGTGCATCTGTAG